The genomic DNA GCCGATTGGGATCATGCCGCACGGCGGGTGATGTCGCCGCCCTTCCGCAACAAGAAGCACCAAGACAGCCTTTGGGCGGGCCTGCAAAGTGGCTCGCTCTCGGTCGTGGCGACCGATCACTGTGCCTTCACCACGGAGCAAAAGCGCTATGGGGTGGGTGACTTCTCGAAAATCCCGAATGGCACCGGCGGGCTGGAAGACCGGATGCCGATGCTCTGGACCCAGGGCGTGGAAACCGGGCGGCTGACGCCGAACGAGTTTGTAGCCGTTACATCAACCAACATCGCCAAGATCCTGAATTGCTACCCGAAAAAGGGTGCGATCCTTGTTGGCGCCGATGCCGACATCGTGGTTTGGGACCCGAAAAAGGAAAAGACGATTACTGCGGGCTCTCAACAATCCTCCATCGATTACAACGTGTTCGAAGGCCAGCACGTGAAGGGCTTGCCCCGGTTTACCCTGACGCGCGGCCATGTGGCGGTGCATGACGGCGAGATCCGCACCAAGGAAGGCCACGGGCAGTTTGTAGCACGAGAGCCTAACGCAACCGTTAACAAGGCGCTTTCGACCTGGAAGGCCCTCACGGCGCCCCGCCCGGTGGAACGTTCCGGCATTCCGGCGACGGGGGTTTGATGCAGGTCGAAGCCGCTGGAAAGCCGGAAGAAAACGACATGAGCGAAACGGTCATCCGCGCCGAAAATCTTGACCTGACCTTCAAAACGAATGACGGGCCGGTGCATGCGCTGAAGGGCGTTTCGCTCGATATCGGCAAGGGCGAGTTCGTCAGCTTTATCGGGCCTTCGGGCTGCGGGAAGACAACTTTTCTGCGTTGCATCGCGGCGCTCGAAACGCCAACGGGCGGCAGCCTGAGCGTGAACGGGATGACCCCGGAGCAGGCCCGCAAATCAAGGGCTTACGGCTATGTCTTTCAGGCCGCCGGGCTCTATCCGTGGCGGACCATTGCGGGCAACATCAAGCTGCCGCTGGAGATCATGGGGTTTGACAAGGCCGAGCAGGAAGAGCGCGTGAGAAACGTGCTGCAACTGGTTGATCTGGAAGGGTTTGGCGGCAAATACCCTTGGCAGCTTTCGGGCGGGATGCAGCAGCGGGCCTCGATTGCACGGGCATTGGCCTTTGATGCCGAGATCCTGCTGATGGATGAACCCTTTGGCGCGCTTGACGAGATTGTCCGCGACCATCTGAACGAGCAATTGCTGGCGCTTTGGGCCCGGACGGGCAAGACGATTGGCTTTGTTACCCATTCCATACCCGAAGCGGTCTATCTCTCAACCAAGATTGTCGTCATGTCGCCGCGCCCGGGGCGGATCTCGGACGTTATCGACAGCCCGCTCCCGACCGAAAGGCCGTTGGATATCAGGGACTCGCGGGAGTTTATTGAAGTGGCGCACAGGGTACGTGAGGGGCTGAGAGCGGGGCATTCGGATGAGGATTAACCCTAAAATGCAAAGGGGGCACAACCGATGCACACCCCATGCACAACCCATAGGCATGCGTAGAGCGCATGGCTTGGTAAATTAATGCACCGCGCGCTCCCCGTCCTTGCGGTGCTCGCCGTGCTCACCGCCGTCTGGTACCTCG from Oceanicola sp. D3 includes the following:
- a CDS encoding ABC transporter ATP-binding protein; protein product: MQVEAAGKPEENDMSETVIRAENLDLTFKTNDGPVHALKGVSLDIGKGEFVSFIGPSGCGKTTFLRCIAALETPTGGSLSVNGMTPEQARKSRAYGYVFQAAGLYPWRTIAGNIKLPLEIMGFDKAEQEERVRNVLQLVDLEGFGGKYPWQLSGGMQQRASIARALAFDAEILLMDEPFGALDEIVRDHLNEQLLALWARTGKTIGFVTHSIPEAVYLSTKIVVMSPRPGRISDVIDSPLPTERPLDIRDSREFIEVAHRVREGLRAGHSDED